From the Paenibacillus sp. R14(2021) genome, the window GGCGGGGAACAAAGTAAGCGAGACGCCGCCCGTCTATGGAGAGACCTCCTACACCTATGACAAGAGAGACAATCTGACGACGGTCGTCGACCCTTCGGCGACAACGTCATTCGAATACGATGCCGATATGAACCGGACCAGCCAGAAGGACGGCAATCAGCAGAAGACCGCCTATGATTATGACGAGGCCGGCAATCGCGTGCAAAAGGACGTGGTTCGCTCCGAGTCGGATCACGACCTGTTCAACTATAACTACGACCCGAACGGCAACCTGCTGCGGGAGAAGAAGCCGGATGGACGGATAACAAGCTATACGTATGATTTCATGAATCGCGTGACGCGCGAGGATTACAGCGATGGCACCTGGCTTGCCTATACCTACGACAAAGCGGATAACGTGCTGACGAAGAGCAGCCAGGAAGGAACCATTGCCTATTCATATTACGCGAACAATCAGGTCAAGCGCGTGGCGTATTCGAACGGGGATGTTGTCGACTACGAGTACAACCTGAACGGTGACCGTACGGCGGAGATCATTAACGGCAAACGTACGGAGATGACGCTCGACCCGGCCGGGAGGCCGACTAGCTATACAGACACCAGTGGAGCGACCTACGACTATACTTATGATGCGGATGGCTACGTGACTTCGATCAGCTACCCGAACGGCACGGTTACCCATGTGACCTACAAGCCGGGACATCTGATCGATACGCAGACAACCGTCCATGACGCCGATGCCCTGCATACCGGCAAGTATACGTACAATGCGCGGGATTTCGTCACAGGGACCCAGGAGCAGGATGACAAGTCCGGCTATCAGTACAACGATCGGGAGCAATTGAGCCGGTACGATACGTCGGAGGGTGATTCCGTTCAATACGAATACGACGGATCCGGCAACCGCACGGTTCGCAAGACGATCATTCAAGGCACGAAGGAAGACAAGAAGCAGGTCATGACGACGGAGGAGCTTGTCCAGCGCGTACTGGCATCCTACGGTTTGAATCAGCCGAAGCCGCCTTCCCAGCCTGAAGAACCCGGTGACGGTCAGGACCCTGGTTGCTCAACCACCGAGCCGGCGCATGGTCATGGCAACGGTAACGGCAATGGCAATAACGGAAACGGGAACGGCAACGGGAACGGCAATGGCAATAATGGAAACGGCAACGGTAACGGGAATGGCAATGGCAATGGCAACGGCAACGGCAACGGAAGCGGGCACAACAAAATGTCGTCCGACGCCCTCCAAAAGTCAGCCGCGAACATGTCCAACAATGGGAACGGCAACGGCAATAATGGCAACGGGAATGGGAATGGCGGAGGAAACGGAAACGGCAATAACGGTAACGGAAACAACGGCAATGGCAACGGCAACGGCAATGGTAATGGAAATGGAAATGGGAACAATGGCAATGGTAACGGTAATAATGGCAATAACGGCAATCATGGTAATGGCAATAACGGCAACAATGGTAATCATGGAAATGGTAACAACGGCAACGCAAACGGCCATGACAAGGATGATGACAACGGCTCCGGCGGCGGCTGCAGCACGAAGGGCTGGTACAAGGCGCTTGCGAACGGCAACGGCAAGAAGCTAGGCCTGTACAAGAAGCTCAACAAAACCTTCGGAGGCACGGACGGCGGCACGAGCCCTGCCATTAACGAGATGTTCGAGACCGGAAAGATTGAGAACATTTTGGCCGCGATCGACAACATCGTGAACGGTGAAGTGAACCTGCCGTCTGGGGAGCAGAAGAAGCTGTTCGAGCGCATTCGCGAAGCGGGCAAAGGATATACGATCATCGGGACGAAATATACGTATAATACCCGGAATCAGCTTTCTCACCGTGAGAACCTTATTCGGTACGAGGAGTACGACTACACCTATGACAAGGCAGGCAGCCTGCTGTCCGACGGTCGAAGCAAGTTCGAATGGAACGCCCGCGGTCAGCTGACCAAAGTCACGTTCCCGGACGGTTTTGGCGAGTCGTACACCTACGATCTGCTCGGTCGGCGCGTAAGCAAGACACGCTTTAATCACCAAGGAAGCGAGCAGCAGAAGACAACGTATCATTACAAAGGGGATACGTGGGAGCTGCTGGAGGAAGTGGTGAGCGGCGATGAAGACGAGGATGGCGAATCCACCAAGTCCTACACGTACGATACCAACGGGCGCCCGCTGTCCATCACGTTCAAGGACGAAACCTTCTGGTACGTGTACAACAGCCATGGCGATGTCGTGGCGTTAACCGACAAGGATGGCAAGGTAGCGGCTCGTTACGAGTATGATGCTTGGGGCTTAGTCACCCATATGTATAATCGCTTCGGTGAGCGAGTTGTCGAGGGCAAAGGCTGGATCGGCGACCTTGGCACAGGCAACGGAAGCCCAGGCTCTATACAGGGACCTGAGGATGACAGCGGCAATACGGATCCGGATTATCATCCGGGGAACGGCAATCAGGCGGCAGGTGCAAGTGCCTATGTAACGGGTGAAACCGAGCAGCCATCGGCAGAAATGCTCACGCTGGAGAGCGAAATTGCGGATGATCCGGAAGAGCCAACCGAGGACATTACCACTGATTTGGTTAAGGAGAACCCGATTCGCTACGCAGGTTACTACTGGGATCGGAAGACGCAGTATTACTACCTGCAAGCGCGCTACTATGACCCGCGTCCGGCCCGGTTTATTAGTGAGGATACGTATGAGGGTGAGATTGAGCAGCCGCAGACGTTGAACTTGTATACGTATGTAAGTAATAATGGAATAAATAACGTTGATCCGAATGGACATTTTTCTGTTTCAGTTGATGGAAATAATACTCGTCTCGGAAATCTTAGTTCAAGTGATTATATTTATTTAGGCAAGGATACTGCCTTTATGGGAAGAGAAATTATAGAAAATAGAATAGTTATCGGATACGTAATGGGAGAGAATAAGATTGCTCATGAATCGTATCCATTCGGAGGTAATTATTGGGTTCTCCATCCAGGTGATACACCTACATGGATTTCTGGTAGCCATTGGGCTATTCTCCCAGGCGACAAACCTGCAACAGGTACATCATCAAATACTACAGAAACATCACAATTAAATAATAATACATCCACGAATTCAAATGTTGAAGTTCCAGATTCAAATGTTGAAGTTCCAGATTCAAATGTTGAAGTTTCAGATACCGGATTTATTGAAATGCCGAAAACAGGCCCTGGATTCAAACGACAAAATTGTTGTGCTTTAACTTCCTGGGGGACACCTGAAACAATAGCGGCATTTAAGCGTATTGCGGCAAATTGGGCTAAGGTGGATAAAAGACTGATATATTATAATGATATTAGTAAAAAAAATGGTGGGAAGCTTAAGCCCCATGAAACCCATCGTGATGGCAAAGATATAGACATTAGACCAATTAGAACCGATACCAGAAATCAGGGTGGTGTGAGATGGGATTCTAAGGTATATGACCGCAAAGCAACAAGTAAATTGGTAAGCTTAATTATTGCTGATAGAAATGTAGAGCAAGTTCGATTTAATGATCCTGAATTAATAAAAACATATAGACCAAAAGTGAAAAGATTAAGTGGACATGATGACCATCTTCACATTGATTTCAAAAAGTAAATAACAAAGTCCCCCAGGAATCCTTCTTGGGGGGCCTAACACAATGCTCGGGGTGAATTTATGAGATCTAAGTGGACGCTTATTCTGTGCATAATAACATGTTGGTGTGTATTGGTGTCTTGTAGTGATAATCATGAATTGCAAGAAGTAAAAGGAAATACGGTGAAACAGATTAATGTAAATTTGCAAAGTAATGATTTCTTGAATATTAAGACAATCAAGTTAAAAGGCGATTCATCACTTGCACGGGATAGTGTGTTAATTGATAACAAACTTTGGAGTGTATATGAAGATCGTATTCAGACTTTTGATGTCAACTCTTTAATTAGTAGGGAACACCCCATTAAGTCAAACTTTACGAAAATAGATTATCAGCGAGATAATATTTGGTTTTATAATTTCCAGCTAAACAACGATGTGGTACAAGATGCAATCCCACTTAGTAGGTATAATTTAAAGGATAATAAGTTTGTTGATTATTTAGAAAAAGATCTGCATATTGGGTCAAATTTATTGCTCTATGACGATGGAGATAATGCATTGCTTGCCGGAGGTCCCAAAGTATACATACTTAATTATTCAAATCAGTCTATAAGGCCATTTAAAGAGTTTCAATCACAAGTAACGGGTATATACGGGAATGATTCTTTCGTTTGGTTCGGAACGGCAGGAGAAGGACTTATTGAATATAATAAGCAAAATAATACGTTTAAGAATTATGATGAGATCGGAGTAAGTAGTGGTACAATAAGTGAAATTTCATTTTCCGATAATCGTTTAATATTTAATACGGGCTATGAGGAAGAGCTTGGATTGACTGTGTTTGATCTAAATACAAATAAGTGGACAAACTACCAGAATGAAATACAGGAGTATACTGGGGATTACTGGGTCGATCAATATCAGACAATTTGGGTTTCAGTAAATTTAGAAGACGGAAATCAGGAGCTTATGTATCTCGATCTTAATTCAAATCGTTGGAAGCCAGCAAAATTAAAAAACGTACTTCTTGTATATGATATACTTTCTTTCGACTCAAGAATTGTATTGTTCTGCACTGATCAAGGAGTGTTCCAGCTAAACAAACTGACTGGTGAAACGAAGCCGGTTATTAAATATGAGAACGATGAAACTCGTATTCATAGAATTAATGCTAATGAATTTATTATAGTCTCTTCTCAAGGAATATATAAGCTCGATGTAACAGGGTCATAGAAATTAGCCAAATGCGAGTATAACGACTCCATGTGGTTTTTTTCTCAAGTGAGTACTTGAGCAAATAAATAACCACTCCCATCGCGGAGTGGTTATTTATTTGAATAAGCTGCAAGTATTTCAAGCAACAGATTCTTGGTCATTATGATTTGTTTAATATCCTGAGATTGCAGTAAAGAGATCACTTCTTTGAGCGCAGCTTCTTTCTCAGAATTTGAATCTTGCTTGAAGTTGAACAATTCTTTTAGCTCCACATGAAGCGCTTCAGCAATTTTAGCAAGATTTTCAAGCGATACATTTCGTTCTCCACGTTCGACGCCGCCAATATACGAGAAATGAAAGCCACACCGTTCACCAAGCTGATCCTGAGACAATCTTCGGTCTTTACGAATATCTTTTATTTTACCGCCGACTAACTCCAAAATACTTGCCATTGTAAACACCTCTAAACAGAAGTGTAGACAATGTATAAAGTTGCAGTAAGTAGCGCATTAGTATTAATATATAATACGTATTAGTATCTATAGGAAGGGGAGGTCGCATACACATGAAACGGAGAGGTAACCAACAGTTTCTCACGATCGGTGAATTGTCATCGAAAATCGGCCGTAGCGCCCAGACAATAAAAAATTGTTGTTTGAATGATATTAGCGTGGAAGAATTAGCAAAGTTTCTACGGAGCTATAGCAATCAAGCATTGTCTGTTGGGAAAGCGGCAGCAATTATTGAATTAGTTGAGACTGATGGCGATACAACAAGGGGGGATCAGGATGTGAGAGACGAAGTTATTGTTAGCTACGTCCGTCAAGTTGATTTTTTACAGCAAGAAATTGCATTAATAGAACGCCAACTTAGTCAGTTAATCGGGAAATTAGACCTGAAGTTAGATACGATGACAGGCATCGATCTGGTTACTGCGGCAGACTTTATAGCGCAAATTGGTGATATTAGACGATTCAAGAATGCTGATAAACTGGCAAAGTATGCAGGAATCGCACCTTCTGAACACAGTTCTGGAAATAGTGGGAAAATTAAGAAAAATAAACTGGGTGATCGTCATTTATACGGTTTATTCTATGATTTGGCTATTCGACAATTAGCAGTAACAAAGGGCAAGAAAGAACCGCGTAATCCAGCAATGTTAGCCTATTATCACAGCAAATTAGAAGCTAATAAGACGAGGAAACAGGCCGTAGTATACGTAATGCGAAAGTTGGTTAATGTGATTTACGGTATGATGAAGCATAAGACGGCTTATGTTATGCCAGAAGTTCAAATGAACATAGCGGGGTAATTTCTTAATTTAAGATGTACGCTTTATAAAATAGGATACGTATGAGGGTGAGATTGATAGTCCGCAGACGTTGAATTTGTATACGTATGTGAGCAATAACCCTGTAACTTATCTAGATCCTTCAGGACATGTTCAAATGGATCAAACCGATAATTCGACCATTGATCAGTTAATACATGACCGTAAAATATATCTTCAAACCGCAGGGGATCAACTAAGTCACTTGAACATCGTACAGTACAATAAAATAATTGACATTTATGTGGATTGGTTGAATGCGGATATAAACTTTGCCCGTCAAGCTGGTGTCAAAAACGATTTATATTGGAAAATACGGGGGCAGTGGGGAAGATATTTTAATAACCCATTGGATTCACCTCCACACGCACGAAATAAACAGACAATTATTCCTGGTGATTCTAGTAATACAAAATTCATAGATTTGTTTGAGAAAGCAACACTCACTAGTAAAAACAGTGCACAAAACACCACGGCAGCTGCAGAATCGGCTATTAAAAAACTAAAGAGCTATTATACTGAATATTATGAGCGGGAATATAATCAGGCCTATAAGATCATGCAATCGGTTGGGGTATCCATGTCTATGGAGGTACCGTTAGAACCGGCAGCCATAGCAGGTCAGTTATCAAGAGAAGTGGGCATAGTAGAACGTGGAGCGTCGCAGAATTCACATGTTGCTAATAAGGCTCCAGGGCAAAATGGTGCTAAGGGTGCAGGTAATGAAGGTAGACAAATCGTAAGAACAAACTTAGGCAATGAAATTGATATAACGCCTTATAAAAATCATACTACTGCACCGTCTAATAGGAATCCTGGATTAAAAGGTGAACCTAATTCAAGCGTAGATATCGTTGACCCAAATACTGGTCAAATAAAAACACGTAGATACTATGGACCGGACGGCAAAGCAACAAGGGATGTGGATATGACAGATCATGGGAATCCGAAACTGCATCCAGAAGTCCCGCACGAGCATAAGTTTGAATATAATTCTGATGGTTCACTGAAGTCTAGGTAAGGAGGGTTTACATGAACTATAGTGAATTTGAGCAGTTGGTAAGCTGTGGCATGGAGTACAGTTTTTATCTTACAGATGAAGAATATTGGATAAGTCATAATGAGGATGGATTCTACTTAACAAGGGTAAGAGATAGACACTCGCAAGAATTTAAAACAGCTGAAGCTCTATTTAAGAATGGTCGAATTAATGGGAAGTCTCTTCTAGAATTATGGGATTCTATAAAAGAGTATTTCTAAAGAGACACTGAGTAGTATGGATTACTTGTAAGGACGTTATGATAATCAGTAAAATTTAGCCTTGATTGGCCTCAGGCCTTTCAAGGTTTTCTTTTGGTGAATTATTTAATAGTCGAATGAACCCATCAGACGGTACAGGCACCCAAGAGCAGGATGACAACTCCGGCTATCGCAATAACTGTAATCATGGCAATGGCAACAACGGCAACGCAAACGGCCATGATAAGGATGATGACATCGGCTCCGGCGGCTGCAGCACGAAGGGCTGGTACAAAGCGCTTGCGAACGGAAACGGCAATAAGCTAGGCCTGTACAAGAAGCTCAACAAGACCTTCGGAGGTACGGACGGCAGCACAAGCCCGGCGTTTAACGAGATGTTCGAGACCGGCAAGATCGAGAACATTCTGGCCGCGATCGACAATGTCGTGAACGGTGAAGTGAACCTGCCGTCCGGGGAGCAAAAGAAACTGTTCGAGCGCATTCGCGCAGCGGGCAAAGGATATACGATTATCGGGACGAAATATACTTATAATACACGGAATCAGCTTTCTCACCGCGAGAACCTCATACGGTACGAGGAATACGACTACACCTATGACAAGGCAGGTAGCCTGCTGTCCGACGGTCGAAGCAAGTTCGAATGGAACGCTCGTGGGCAGCCCCGGCACTTAGATAAGGATCAGATTCAATAGAAAAACCGTCCGAGATGGACGGTTAAGGTTCTTCGACGAGATCGATGATGTCGCGGATGTCTGTAATATTAAGTGCTTCAGCTATCTTCTCTATATGCTGGAAGTTGATGTTCTGGCGTTTGGAGTTTGAAAGCTCACTAAGCGCGGCGTGGCGAATGTCTGTAAGCCGGGAAAGTTCTCTCAAGGACATTCCCCTACGACTCGTTTGTTCTTTTATCTTAACCTTTATTCGTTTCGCCATAGTGCTCCTTTGAAGGAAAAGGAATTGGTTGACTATACGCAAAAAGGTACCATATACTACTTTTGAAAGTGGTACGTATAAGCGTAATAGGTGCGATTATTCGTAAGCGGTGCTGGCGAGCTGCCTTATTTTAATAATTCATTGCCAGTTCCCTCGGAAGCTGAATGACTGTCGTACTAATTGTCCGTATACCTGACCGCATTTTCGCGTGCTGATTAATCTACCGAAAGAAGGCTTCCGAATGGAGAAGAATCCTCACCTGAACGAGCTGACGAATGAGCGTGAAGGCTATGTAATGCGGAACCCGAAGAACGGCGCTGAAATCACCTGCACCCAGAAGTTCGTCGAGCACTGGGAGAAGCGGTGCTTCGAGATCGTTAGAAAAGGCGAGGTACGACTGATGAAGGATGAAGAAGTTCCGGTGTCGAATTTGAACTTCACCGACCAAGCCGTTAGCCTGGTCGAAATCGTAGCGGAGCGTAATATATCGAACACCCAGTCGATTAAGACGCTGATCGTTGAGAAGGATGGGAAACGCCTGATTGCCCTCCAGAAATGGTGGCGAGAGTCGAGCGAGAATCCTTGGCGAGAAGGGAAGGGATTCTACTTTAACGCGAGAGATGCGAGTCGTGCTATAGACGACTTGAACTTAGCTGTGACGCGTTTGACCGAGGGAAAGTAAGTTCGAGGAGACGAGGTGATGCTTAATGGCCAACAAATCCATAAGTGTTCCTGCTGACATTAAGACGTTTTTGGACGGGCTTCCTAACGCGAGCAGTTACGTCGTGGATCTGATTAACCGAGATCGTGGAAGCGGCGATGTTAATCTGGAGCGTTCGATTCGGAACGTGTTAACTGAGCTACTCGCCGAGCTGAAGGCTCCTCCCGTCCAGCCTGAGCCAGAATGGCACGTACTTGAGACAAGAGCATGTTTGGAGCTGACGGTAGCC encodes:
- a CDS encoding helix-turn-helix domain-containing protein; protein product: MASILELVGGKIKDIRKDRRLSQDQLGERCGFHFSYIGGVERGERNVSLENLAKIAEALHVELKELFNFKQDSNSEKEAALKEVISLLQSQDIKQIIMTKNLLLEILAAYSNK
- a CDS encoding helix-turn-helix transcriptional regulator; translation: MAKRIKVKIKEQTSRRGMSLRELSRLTDIRHAALSELSNSKRQNINFQHIEKIAEALNITDIRDIIDLVEEP
- a CDS encoding transposase, whose product is MKRRGNQQFLTIGELSSKIGRSAQTIKNCCLNDISVEELAKFLRSYSNQALSVGKAAAIIELVETDGDTTRGDQDVRDEVIVSYVRQVDFLQQEIALIERQLSQLIGKLDLKLDTMTGIDLVTAADFIAQIGDIRRFKNADKLAKYAGIAPSEHSSGNSGKIKKNKLGDRHLYGLFYDLAIRQLAVTKGKKEPRNPAMLAYYHSKLEANKTRKQAVVYVMRKLVNVIYGMMKHKTAYVMPEVQMNIAG